In Luteitalea sp. TBR-22, one genomic interval encodes:
- a CDS encoding NIPSNAP family protein, which translates to MTRRDFLSTTPAAALTLTGGTGAAQTPGAASRQLYELRRYRIRTGYMRDTTRAYLKDALLPALTRLGLGPVGMFDVTTGEPPTCVVLIPHATADSAVTLGRRLMSDAAYVKAGAPFLDAPADRPAFDRVESALLLAFEGMPQIKAPDTSKPRLLEIRRYEAPSQMAGLKKIEMFDTGGELAIFRKVGLTPVFFGQTLYGVRLPQFEYMLTYANMAEREQQWNAFRNDPDWKVLSQKEEYKDAAIMSGATSTYLSPQPWSQI; encoded by the coding sequence ATGACCCGACGCGACTTCCTCTCCACCACCCCGGCCGCCGCCCTCACCCTGACGGGCGGCACCGGCGCCGCCCAGACTCCCGGGGCCGCGAGCCGCCAGCTCTACGAGCTCCGCCGCTACCGCATCCGCACCGGCTACATGCGCGACACGACGCGCGCGTATCTCAAGGACGCGCTGCTGCCGGCGCTCACGCGCCTGGGCCTCGGCCCGGTCGGCATGTTCGACGTCACGACGGGCGAGCCGCCGACGTGCGTGGTGCTGATCCCGCACGCCACGGCCGACTCGGCCGTCACCCTCGGTCGTCGCCTGATGAGCGACGCCGCGTACGTGAAGGCCGGCGCGCCCTTCCTCGACGCCCCAGCCGATCGGCCGGCGTTCGATCGCGTGGAGAGCGCGCTGCTGCTGGCCTTCGAGGGCATGCCGCAGATCAAGGCGCCCGACACCAGCAAGCCCCGCCTGTTGGAGATCCGTCGCTACGAGGCGCCCAGCCAGATGGCCGGCCTGAAGAAGATCGAGATGTTCGACACCGGCGGCGAGTTGGCCATCTTCCGCAAGGTCGGCCTGACGCCCGTGTTCTTCGGCCAGACCCTCTACGGCGTGCGGCTGCCGCAGTTCGAGTACATGCTCACCTACGCGAACATGGCCGAGCGCGAGCAGCAGTGGAACGCGTTCCGCAACGATCCCGACTGGAAGGTGCTGTCGCAGAAGGAGGAATACAAGGACGCCGCGATCATGTCGGGCGCGACGTCGACGTACCTCTCACCGCAGCCGTGGTCGCAGATCTGA